TCATAGAAGTTGGAGAATATAGCTGGGACACCGGAAACATGAGTGTTGAATACACGATAGAAAATGGGTCACAACGCGCTTACTTAGAAGTCGAATTTTATCGTGGCGAATTTGAAGTTATTTATAGTGAAGATTTGGCTTTAGGTACTATAGATTTAGATGAAATTATTGAAGATAATTTTTTTAATTTTGAAGGTAAAGATTACAAATTAGAGGAAACCTATTCAGGCTCTTACAGAAATATGACTACTTTTACAAGTACCGAAACCTTAACGAGCTATCAATTTTATTATAAAAACGATTGTATTACTATTGAAAAATGGAGTGACGGCAGTATTGAGTCTTTTTTCGGAAAAGAAATCAAACCAAAAAAAATAACCAACATTAACACCTTAT
This portion of the Olleya sp. Bg11-27 genome encodes:
- a CDS encoding DUF4178 domain-containing protein, with protein sequence MFENKKQHPLNKLKVGFSFNLFKHTWTIIEVGEYSWDTGNMSVEYTIENGSQRAYLEVEFYRGEFEVIYSEDLALGTIDLDEIIEDNFFNFEGKDYKLEETYSGSYRNMTTFTSTETLTSYQFYYKNDCITIEKWSDGSIESFFGKEIKPKKITNINTL